One stretch of Actinacidiphila sp. DG2A-62 DNA includes these proteins:
- a CDS encoding RHS repeat domain-containing protein: protein MVGDAAARVVAVEPQACRCSGPQVVRLGAAARLFERGAARFTYDDNGRLVKTTQSGADGSKSSITEYFYDAAGNLIARDDDGTSTLFLGADQLTLDLAGKATSDTRYYAVAGAPTAVRTAKAGSSATRLSFEAADPHGTALTDITADNTSVTRRAYTPFGQDRTAGGNPSTWPGDQGFVGGTPDPTTGLTNLGAREYDPALGRFLSVDPVLDTANVQSLNGYAYADNTPVDAADPSGLMLDGGGDCGRLDDCNVGGHPASDCPPFCSSDGLAHGPSTGNDNNNSAPGRSSHSKGHHGHGFGNWVTSHASKVGHTIGSSADTVRSYTEAVVTTPRVWIGSAETAGSLLLMYAGETGAEAGAAACLTGIGCIAGAPLAAVKLTARVALAQRRMEKHTRAICTINWVEGKITKKEAVSMMALSLIPTRGVELGTRRKPGDSGKTSLRAAVA from the coding sequence GTGGTCGGCGATGCCGCCGCCCGTGTTGTCGCGGTAGAACCGCAGGCTTGCCGGTGCTCAGGCCCACAGGTCGTCCGTCTTGGCGCCGCTGCTCGACTGTTCGAGCGAGGAGCGGCCAGGTTCACCTATGACGACAACGGCCGGCTGGTCAAGACGACGCAGTCGGGCGCGGACGGGTCGAAGTCGAGCATCACGGAGTACTTCTACGACGCGGCCGGGAATCTCATCGCCCGGGACGACGACGGCACGAGCACGCTCTTCCTGGGTGCGGACCAGCTCACGCTGGATCTGGCCGGCAAGGCGACGTCCGACACCCGTTACTACGCGGTGGCGGGCGCGCCGACCGCGGTCCGCACGGCGAAGGCGGGCAGCAGCGCGACGCGGTTGTCCTTCGAGGCGGCCGACCCGCACGGTACGGCGCTGACGGACATCACCGCGGACAACACCTCGGTCACCCGCCGCGCGTACACCCCCTTCGGCCAGGACCGCACGGCCGGCGGCAACCCGTCGACATGGCCCGGTGACCAGGGCTTCGTCGGCGGCACCCCCGACCCCACGACGGGCCTGACCAACCTCGGCGCCCGCGAGTACGACCCGGCCCTGGGCCGCTTCCTGAGCGTGGACCCCGTCCTCGACACCGCCAACGTCCAGTCGCTGAACGGCTACGCCTACGCCGACAACACGCCGGTCGACGCTGCCGACCCATCGGGTCTGATGCTGGACGGCGGTGGCGACTGCGGACGTCTGGACGACTGCAATGTCGGGGGTCACCCTGCCAGTGACTGCCCGCCGTTCTGCAGCTCGGACGGTCTGGCGCATGGCCCCAGCACGGGCAACGACAACAACAACTCGGCTCCCGGCAGGAGCTCCCACTCCAAGGGTCACCACGGCCACGGGTTCGGGAACTGGGTGACCTCCCATGCCAGCAAGGTCGGCCACACCATCGGTAGCAGCGCCGACACTGTGAGGTCGTACACCGAAGCGGTTGTCACGACCCCGCGGGTCTGGATCGGCTCGGCGGAAACAGCAGGCAGCCTCCTACTCATGTACGCGGGCGAAACGGGCGCGGAGGCCGGTGCCGCAGCGTGCCTGACCGGCATAGGCTGCATCGCCGGCGCACCACTGGCGGCAGTGAAGCTCACGGCTCGGGTGGCTCTAGCGCAGAGAAGAATGGAAAAGCATACTAGAGCTATCTGCACGATAAATTGGGTGGAGGGGAAAATTACAAAGAAGGAGGCCGTGAGTATGATGGCGCTTTCGTTGATCCCGACACGGGGCGTGGAACTTGGTACGAGGCGAAAGCCGGGCGATTCTGGGAAGACCTCCCTTCGCGCCGCGGTGGCGTAG
- a CDS encoding DUF6907 domain-containing protein, whose amino-acid sequence MTTTNGYTTTGHLPAWAEDDPSTTGIPPQHLGTELAGINHHQPFPGQSVTVSVTDDDPGIGAVILCGSIDCAPYSEDPASRQPVVNLQLIDDYWFLNLDPEQLATLATQLRAQADHLDHTVRPALTAARQDWTNRHTA is encoded by the coding sequence ATCACCACGACCAACGGCTACACCACCACCGGCCACCTCCCGGCCTGGGCCGAGGACGACCCGAGCACCACCGGCATCCCGCCGCAGCACCTCGGCACCGAGCTGGCCGGCATCAACCACCACCAGCCGTTCCCCGGCCAGAGCGTGACCGTCTCCGTCACCGACGACGACCCCGGCATCGGCGCCGTCATCCTCTGCGGAAGCATCGACTGCGCCCCCTACAGCGAAGACCCGGCCTCGCGACAGCCGGTCGTCAACCTCCAGCTCATCGACGACTACTGGTTCCTCAACCTGGACCCCGAGCAGCTCGCCACCCTCGCCACCCAACTCCGCGCCCAGGCCGACCACCTCGACCACACCGTCCGCCCCGCCCTGACCGCCGCCCGCCAGGACTGGACCAACCGCCACACCGCCTAA
- a CDS encoding ATP-binding protein: MTFHVSVAVSAAVVSISVTDSGGTKTAPIVEHPGADDIHGRGLAMVAALAHHVETRGDRHGRTVTAHLTPGRGVS, encoded by the coding sequence GTGACGTTCCACGTCAGCGTGGCCGTGTCCGCCGCGGTGGTGTCGATCTCGGTGACCGACTCCGGGGGCACGAAGACCGCGCCGATCGTCGAGCACCCCGGCGCGGACGACATCCACGGCCGGGGGCTGGCGATGGTCGCCGCGCTCGCGCACCACGTCGAGACGCGCGGCGACCGGCACGGGCGCACCGTGACCGCGCACCTCACGCCCGGGCGGGGCGTTTCATGA
- a CDS encoding helix-turn-helix transcriptional regulator — MAAEQDEAKKTGEIIRHARVLARRSQADVATALGYHQSKVSRLEQGRGTEDLRVLRAVAMELRIPLEMLGVATAPIAGNADRETTEDMHRRTFLAAGVATLAVPPPSAIPYGELVQSLLPGVAPTASGNDEGLPELAGRMRRSRALFLACDYARLELQLPALIGDLRCAAASSSEATGMLAAAYQTTASLLLKHGDHGHAWLAVGRAMAEAERSGDPVVLASSVRLHAHLLAREQHAGQAVTLVRHTVEQMSGSYDRRSPRHLAVLGMLLLRGVTAAGLGGDRGSVQDFLTEAREVAKVMPGSEPDRWSNFSSINVELHAVNASVLLGDAGLALQAARPLMRRHIPVPERRAALWTDAARAYSQQGRLADGYQALRIAESCAAQDVRRPAVRELVADMAARDRRRTLPELHHFARRLGVPA; from the coding sequence ATGGCCGCAGAGCAGGACGAAGCGAAGAAGACCGGCGAGATCATCCGGCATGCGCGTGTGCTCGCGAGACGTTCCCAGGCCGATGTCGCGACCGCGCTGGGATACCACCAGTCAAAGGTCAGCCGACTCGAACAAGGCAGAGGCACGGAGGATTTACGCGTGCTGCGTGCCGTCGCCATGGAGCTCCGTATCCCTCTGGAGATGCTGGGCGTGGCGACTGCTCCCATCGCTGGCAACGCTGATCGAGAGACCACAGAGGACATGCACCGTCGCACATTCCTTGCCGCAGGTGTCGCCACGCTCGCCGTACCTCCACCGTCAGCGATCCCGTACGGGGAACTCGTCCAGTCGCTCCTGCCCGGTGTTGCGCCGACGGCAAGCGGCAACGACGAGGGTCTACCCGAGCTGGCCGGCAGGATGAGGAGGTCGCGGGCGCTGTTCCTCGCCTGTGACTACGCCCGCCTCGAACTCCAACTGCCGGCTCTCATCGGTGACCTCCGCTGCGCCGCCGCCAGCTCGTCGGAAGCGACCGGCATGCTGGCCGCCGCCTACCAGACCACCGCGAGCCTTCTCCTCAAGCACGGCGATCACGGCCACGCGTGGCTCGCAGTGGGCCGTGCCATGGCAGAGGCCGAGCGGTCAGGCGACCCGGTCGTGCTGGCATCCAGCGTCCGTCTGCACGCCCACCTGCTGGCCAGGGAGCAGCACGCCGGCCAGGCGGTCACTTTGGTCCGGCACACCGTGGAACAGATGTCCGGCTCGTACGACCGGCGGTCTCCCCGGCACCTTGCTGTCCTCGGAATGCTGCTTCTGCGGGGAGTGACGGCTGCCGGCCTTGGCGGTGACCGCGGCTCCGTACAGGACTTCCTCACCGAGGCGCGTGAGGTCGCCAAGGTGATGCCCGGCAGCGAGCCCGACAGGTGGTCCAACTTCAGCTCGATCAACGTCGAACTGCACGCGGTGAACGCGTCCGTTCTCCTGGGCGACGCGGGGTTGGCGCTCCAGGCGGCGCGGCCGCTCATGCGCCGCCACATTCCGGTCCCGGAGCGCCGGGCCGCGCTGTGGACGGACGCTGCCCGCGCGTACAGCCAGCAGGGCCGCCTCGCCGACGGTTACCAGGCGCTGCGCATCGCGGAGAGCTGCGCCGCCCAGGACGTACGCCGCCCCGCCGTACGGGAGCTGGTGGCCGACATGGCTGCGCGCGACCGCCGTCGTACTCTGCCGGAACTGCATCACTTCGCCCGTCGGTTGGGAGTGCCCGCGTGA
- a CDS encoding flavoprotein yields MSDSPKSPFLYVVVCAAGVAPDVGTLISAAQDRGWGVGVVATPLGLGFIDQAAVEAQTGYPVRSAWRKPGDVRPLPPADAIAVAPATYNTINKWAAGISDTLALGILCEAYGMGIPTAVLPYVNSAMAAHPAYAESLARLRTMGVLISGYEPHPPKSGGGADRFRWVEALELLAPSVDVGD; encoded by the coding sequence GTGAGCGATTCGCCGAAGAGTCCGTTCCTGTACGTCGTCGTGTGCGCTGCCGGTGTGGCACCGGACGTGGGCACGCTGATCTCGGCAGCACAGGACCGGGGCTGGGGCGTGGGCGTCGTCGCCACACCGCTCGGGCTCGGCTTCATCGACCAGGCGGCGGTCGAGGCGCAGACCGGATACCCGGTGCGGTCGGCGTGGCGTAAGCCCGGTGACGTGCGCCCGCTGCCGCCGGCCGATGCGATCGCGGTGGCGCCGGCGACCTACAACACGATCAACAAGTGGGCAGCCGGTATCTCCGACACGCTTGCGCTCGGCATCCTCTGCGAGGCATACGGGATGGGCATCCCCACTGCCGTGCTGCCGTACGTGAACAGCGCGATGGCCGCCCATCCGGCGTATGCCGAGAGCCTGGCGCGACTGCGCACGATGGGTGTTCTGATCAGCGGTTACGAACCGCATCCGCCGAAGTCGGGCGGAGGCGCGGACCGGTTCCGATGGGTCGAGGCACTGGAATTGCTCG